The following are encoded together in the Arcticibacterium luteifluviistationis genome:
- a CDS encoding 2-C-methyl-D-erythritol 4-phosphate cytidylyltransferase, producing MSKSIFSVIVAGGSGSRMKSVIAKQFLPLFDKPILSHTIEKFLQIPDNNIIVVLPESDMFFWEDIIQSNETLLAAVNTGQIKSVVGGVTRFQSVNNGLNAIAETTGLVAIHDGVRPLISVEKIKDSFAQAQTSDSSILAVAVKDSVRVVKENGDSKIIDRSELRLIQTPQTFNLKLIKDAYALGELPHFTDDASVFEQAGHKVNLMEGEYKNIKITTPEDLAVAEALLNK from the coding sequence ATGAGCAAATCTATATTTTCGGTCATTGTAGCAGGTGGTTCTGGCAGCAGAATGAAGAGCGTTATTGCCAAACAATTTCTGCCTTTGTTTGACAAACCTATATTATCGCACACTATTGAGAAGTTTCTGCAGATACCAGATAATAACATTATAGTGGTACTACCAGAAAGTGATATGTTTTTTTGGGAGGACATTATCCAAAGCAATGAGACTTTGCTAGCAGCGGTAAATACTGGTCAAATAAAAAGTGTAGTAGGTGGTGTAACCAGATTCCAATCTGTCAATAATGGCTTAAACGCTATAGCTGAAACCACAGGCCTAGTAGCCATACATGATGGCGTTAGACCTCTTATCTCTGTAGAAAAAATCAAGGACTCTTTCGCCCAAGCTCAAACCTCCGACTCTTCCATTTTAGCGGTAGCCGTTAAAGACTCCGTAAGAGTAGTAAAAGAAAACGGCGATAGTAAAATCATTGATAGAAGTGAACTAAGACTAATCCAAACACCGCAAACATTTAACCTGAAACTAATAAAGGACGCCTACGCTTTAGGTGAATTACCACACTTCACGGATGATGCTTCCGTTTTTGAGCAAGCTGGCCATAAAGTCAACTTAATGGAAGGTGAATACAAAAACATCAAAATCACCACGCCTGAAGACCTAGCCGTGGCAGAAGCCCTTTTAAACAAATGA
- a CDS encoding DUF4199 domain-containing protein, with protein sequence MNKKVYLFSLIFGLAAGILCFLFFLMLYAGEVNPLQNRRPDIVINILIIFLATWFYKSRNGGFIHFYEGFTIGFLTNIIAALTTGLAIYFFIKWIDPTPFESWITGGKEFLIERKEELSKFLNEESYKLQLESFDKAKPYQVILDDLMFKQFAIVAIMLISMALRKQRDAVS encoded by the coding sequence TTGAATAAAAAAGTATACCTATTCAGTCTAATTTTCGGCCTAGCTGCCGGAATATTATGCTTCCTATTTTTCTTAATGCTTTATGCTGGAGAGGTAAATCCTCTTCAAAACAGAAGGCCTGATATTGTGATTAATATCTTAATAATTTTCTTAGCTACTTGGTTTTACAAAAGTAGAAATGGAGGTTTCATCCACTTTTATGAGGGTTTTACCATAGGTTTTTTAACAAATATAATTGCAGCACTTACTACAGGTTTGGCTATTTATTTTTTCATAAAATGGATAGACCCTACTCCTTTTGAAAGTTGGATTACAGGTGGAAAGGAATTTTTAATTGAGCGGAAAGAAGAGCTAAGCAAATTTTTGAACGAAGAAAGTTATAAATTGCAATTAGAATCATTTGATAAAGCTAAACCTTATCAAGTTATTCTAGACGACTTGATGTTCAAACAGTTTGCTATAGTAGCTATCATGCTTATATCTATGGCACTAAGAAAACAACGAGACGCCGTTTCTTAA
- the gldF gene encoding gliding motility-associated ABC transporter permease subunit GldF: protein MFSIFKKELNGYLNSLIAYIVIVLFLIFTGLILWVFPDSNILDYGYAEMGSFFNLTPYILAILVPAITMRTFSEEYKTGTIEFLMTKPLSRLDIVLGKFLAAWVLIILAILPTLVYYFSISNLGSPLGNIDTGAVMGSYFGLILLAGVFTAIGLAISSFTENQVIAFIIGAFLCYFLYDGIHQLSQLLRGTTQYFVDFISLQFHYASLGRGVIDSRNVIYLCSLGALMIFITAFNLRRK from the coding sequence ATGTTTTCAATCTTCAAAAAAGAGCTCAATGGCTATCTAAATTCGCTTATAGCGTACATAGTCATTGTGCTTTTTTTAATTTTCACAGGGCTAATTCTTTGGGTATTTCCCGATTCCAATATTTTGGATTACGGTTATGCTGAAATGGGTTCTTTCTTTAATCTTACACCCTATATTTTAGCCATATTAGTACCAGCCATTACCATGCGTACCTTCTCTGAAGAGTACAAAACAGGTACTATAGAATTTCTAATGACCAAGCCTTTGAGCAGACTAGATATAGTACTAGGAAAGTTTTTGGCCGCTTGGGTATTAATCATTCTTGCCATTTTACCTACCCTCGTTTATTATTTCTCAATCTCTAATTTGGGCAGCCCACTGGGCAATATTGACACAGGTGCCGTTATGGGTTCTTATTTCGGTTTGATACTACTAGCGGGAGTTTTTACAGCCATTGGACTAGCTATTTCCTCATTTACAGAAAACCAAGTAATAGCTTTTATCATTGGTGCGTTTCTTTGCTATTTTTTATATGATGGCATTCATCAATTATCTCAATTATTGAGAGGCACCACCCAATACTTTGTTGACTTCATTAGCCTACAGTTTCACTATGCCTCACTGGGTAGAGGCGTTATTGACTCTAGAAATGTGATATACTTATGCTCGTTAGGTGCTTTAATGATTTTCATTACCGCTTTTAACCTCAGAAGGAAATGA
- the yjjX gene encoding inosine/xanthosine triphosphatase, whose amino-acid sequence MKVIVASKNPVKISAARKGFELSFPGENINFEGVSVPSGVPDQPMGSQETYDGAYNRAVAARKLNPEADYWIGLEGGNIAHGEEMEVMAWIVILSKDKLGKGRTAGFFLPQKTIDLVKQGYELGKADELVHGIQNSKQKMGSSGLLTDNLIDREAFYVPAVIFALIPFKKVDLY is encoded by the coding sequence ATGAAAGTAATAGTAGCCTCTAAAAACCCTGTTAAAATATCAGCCGCAAGAAAAGGATTTGAATTAAGTTTCCCCGGGGAGAACATTAATTTCGAAGGTGTTTCTGTTCCTTCTGGTGTTCCAGACCAACCTATGGGCTCTCAGGAAACTTACGATGGTGCCTATAATAGAGCCGTAGCAGCTAGAAAGCTAAACCCTGAAGCAGATTACTGGATTGGCCTAGAGGGTGGCAACATAGCCCACGGGGAGGAAATGGAAGTGATGGCATGGATAGTTATTTTATCTAAAGACAAACTTGGTAAAGGAAGAACTGCAGGCTTTTTCCTTCCTCAAAAAACTATTGACCTGGTAAAACAAGGTTATGAATTAGGTAAGGCAGACGAACTAGTCCACGGCATTCAAAATAGTAAGCAAAAAATGGGAAGTTCGGGTTTGCTTACCGACAACCTAATTGACCGTGAGGCCTTCTATGTTCCTGCCGTTATTTTTGCTTTAATTCCGTTTAAGAAGGTGGATTTGTATTGA
- a CDS encoding DUF4199 domain-containing protein: MEQQPSSARIALKWGVICALATIILSTIINVTGMWKSTGASFLSIIPLVAFLVLAMKEYREANGEFMTYGEGLSVGMLTGAISALISSLWGMLYTTIIDPTFLGQVRDFQIEKMEESGLDEAQIDQALQMTEKFTGGGMMFIMGVLGSIFFAFIVSLVVAAIMKKNKPVF; encoded by the coding sequence ATGGAACAACAACCTTCTTCTGCGAGAATTGCCCTTAAATGGGGAGTAATTTGTGCTCTAGCCACCATTATATTAAGCACTATCATTAATGTTACAGGAATGTGGAAAAGCACTGGTGCTTCTTTTCTTTCCATAATTCCTTTAGTTGCTTTCTTGGTATTAGCCATGAAAGAATACCGCGAAGCCAATGGTGAATTTATGACTTATGGCGAAGGACTTAGCGTAGGAATGCTAACCGGAGCTATTTCTGCCCTTATTAGTTCTTTGTGGGGTATGCTTTATACCACCATCATTGACCCAACGTTCTTAGGTCAAGTAAGAGACTTTCAAATAGAAAAAATGGAAGAGTCGGGCTTAGATGAAGCTCAGATAGACCAAGCCCTTCAAATGACTGAAAAGTTTACTGGCGGTGGTATGATGTTTATCATGGGCGTTTTGGGCTCTATCTTTTTTGCGTTTATTGTATCGTTAGTAGTAGCGGCCATCATGAAAAAAAACAAACCAGTTTTTTAA
- the queA gene encoding tRNA preQ1(34) S-adenosylmethionine ribosyltransferase-isomerase QueA, whose protein sequence is MKLSQFKFDLPQNLIAMHPGEERDGAKMMVVHRDSGKIEHKMFKDIVDYFGEGDVMVTNNTKVFPARLYGSKEKTGAKIEVFLLRELNREMRLWDVLVDPARKIRVGNKLYFGESDLVAEVIDNTTSRGRTIRFLFDGDHEEMMQTIHELGETPIPKEVIDRDVTELDRERFQTIFAEEEGAISAPTAGMHFTKNVMRRMEIEGVTFTPITLHIGIGTFRGVDVEDLTKHKTDSENFAIPQKTCDIVNEALDNNKRICAIGSTALKSLESSVSAKDRLNPVDNGWTDKFIFPPFDFKIGNAVLTNFHLPQSIVLMSACAFGGYDLITRAYQEAIKEEYKFFTYGDVMLIL, encoded by the coding sequence ATGAAACTTTCGCAATTCAAATTTGATCTTCCTCAAAACCTTATTGCGATGCATCCTGGCGAAGAAAGAGATGGAGCAAAAATGATGGTAGTTCATAGGGACAGTGGTAAAATAGAGCACAAAATGTTCAAGGACATTGTTGACTATTTTGGCGAAGGAGATGTCATGGTTACAAATAACACCAAGGTTTTCCCTGCTAGATTATATGGTTCTAAAGAAAAAACTGGAGCTAAAATTGAAGTTTTCCTTCTTCGTGAGCTAAACAGAGAAATGAGACTTTGGGACGTTTTAGTAGATCCTGCAAGAAAAATAAGAGTTGGTAATAAACTTTATTTTGGGGAGAGTGATTTAGTAGCCGAGGTTATTGATAACACTACATCAAGAGGCCGTACCATTCGCTTCTTATTTGATGGCGACCATGAAGAAATGATGCAAACCATACATGAATTGGGCGAAACGCCAATTCCTAAAGAGGTTATAGACAGAGACGTTACAGAACTAGATAGAGAGCGTTTCCAAACTATATTTGCAGAAGAGGAAGGGGCAATATCTGCTCCTACTGCTGGTATGCACTTTACCAAAAATGTAATGCGTAGAATGGAAATTGAAGGTGTTACCTTCACTCCTATTACACTACACATTGGTATTGGAACATTTAGAGGTGTTGATGTTGAAGATTTAACAAAACACAAAACTGATTCTGAGAATTTCGCTATTCCACAAAAGACTTGTGATATAGTGAACGAAGCTTTAGATAACAACAAGAGAATATGTGCTATTGGAAGTACCGCTCTTAAGAGTTTAGAGTCTTCGGTGTCGGCTAAAGACAGGTTAAACCCAGTAGATAACGGCTGGACTGATAAATTTATCTTCCCTCCGTTTGATTTCAAAATAGGAAATGCAGTACTGACAAACTTCCACTTACCTCAGTCTATTGTTCTTATGTCTGCCTGTGCGTTTGGTGGCTATGACTTAATTACTAGGGCTTACCAAGAAGCTATAAAAGAAGAATACAAATTCTTTACTTATGGTGATGTAATGTTGATTCTTTAA
- the gcvH gene encoding glycine cleavage system protein GcvH, giving the protein MEFPSELKYTKDHEWIKIEEGNVAKIGITEFAQGELGDIVFVEVETVGEELAAEEVFGTIEAVKTVSDLFLPADGKIIEFNQLLEDEPEKINEDPYEDGWIIKMELKDVSDLDSLLDSETYKKLIGQ; this is encoded by the coding sequence ATGGAATTCCCATCGGAACTGAAATACACGAAAGACCACGAATGGATTAAAATTGAAGAAGGTAATGTTGCCAAAATTGGTATTACCGAATTTGCCCAAGGAGAACTTGGTGATATCGTTTTTGTGGAAGTAGAGACTGTTGGTGAAGAACTAGCTGCCGAAGAAGTTTTTGGAACTATTGAAGCTGTAAAAACAGTTTCTGACTTATTCCTACCCGCTGACGGAAAGATTATTGAATTTAATCAACTTTTGGAAGACGAGCCAGAAAAGATAAACGAAGACCCTTATGAAGATGGTTGGATTATCAAAATGGAATTAAAAGATGTTTCTGACTTGGACAGTTTACTGGACAGCGAAACATATAAAAAATTAATTGGTCAATAA
- a CDS encoding dihydroorotase, protein MKVLIKKAKVIAPNSAYHQKVVDILIDKGVIKEIGDISSTVSKTIDAKGLYVSTGFMDMRAFSMEPGFESMESLESLAAAAAKGGFTEVAIMPNTKPIIQSKESVKYFQHFSQGSLTSLLPTAAVTKDTAGEDFTEMWDLLAAGVTAFTDGSKPLWNSDILYKTLQYLYPKKALLMNRAEEPTLAAFGQMHEGITSTMMGTKGIPSEAEELMVMRDLKLLEYANLEHDNSLLHFSCISTAAAVRLIRRAKQKGLAVSCDIAAHQLAFIDEDLAGFDTNLKVNPPFRSKKDIKALQKGLADGTIDAIVSDHHPLDEEHKNMEFDLADFGVIGLQTAFAAALTHSEQNLETIIACFTENPRKLLNKTQPKIEEGELANLTVFNPEEKINFELKDIISKSKNSPFIGKELKGKIYATFHKGFSEIF, encoded by the coding sequence ATGAAGGTTTTAATTAAAAAAGCCAAAGTAATAGCTCCAAATTCTGCTTATCACCAAAAGGTGGTTGATATTCTTATTGACAAAGGTGTGATTAAGGAAATTGGCGATATTAGCAGCACTGTTAGTAAAACTATTGATGCCAAAGGCTTATATGTTTCTACAGGTTTTATGGATATGCGGGCTTTCAGTATGGAGCCTGGTTTTGAATCCATGGAAAGTCTGGAGAGTCTTGCAGCGGCCGCGGCCAAAGGTGGTTTTACAGAGGTGGCCATAATGCCAAACACCAAACCTATCATTCAAAGCAAGGAGTCTGTCAAATATTTCCAGCATTTTTCTCAAGGAAGTCTGACCAGTTTACTGCCAACAGCCGCAGTAACAAAAGACACAGCAGGAGAAGATTTTACTGAGATGTGGGACTTATTAGCGGCAGGTGTAACAGCATTTACAGATGGCTCTAAGCCACTTTGGAACTCCGACATTCTTTACAAAACGCTGCAATACCTGTATCCAAAGAAAGCTCTATTAATGAACAGAGCTGAAGAGCCTACTTTAGCAGCTTTTGGTCAAATGCATGAGGGAATCACCAGTACCATGATGGGTACAAAAGGAATTCCGTCTGAAGCTGAAGAACTCATGGTGATGAGAGATTTAAAGCTCTTAGAATATGCTAATTTAGAGCATGACAATTCACTGCTTCATTTTTCTTGTATATCTACAGCTGCAGCGGTAAGACTAATCAGAAGAGCCAAACAAAAAGGCCTAGCAGTTAGCTGCGATATAGCGGCACATCAACTGGCTTTTATAGATGAAGACTTGGCTGGATTTGATACCAATTTAAAAGTCAACCCACCTTTCAGGTCAAAGAAAGATATTAAAGCACTTCAAAAAGGTTTGGCAGACGGCACGATTGATGCCATAGTTTCTGACCATCATCCTCTTGATGAAGAACATAAAAACATGGAGTTTGATTTAGCAGACTTTGGTGTAATAGGCCTGCAGACCGCTTTTGCAGCCGCTCTTACTCACTCCGAACAAAACTTAGAAACCATCATAGCCTGCTTTACAGAAAACCCAAGAAAACTGCTCAACAAAACGCAGCCTAAAATAGAGGAAGGAGAATTAGCGAATTTGACAGTTTTTAATCCTGAAGAAAAAATAAACTTTGAGTTGAAAGACATTATTTCAAAATCAAAGAACTCGCCTTTTATTGGCAAAGAGCTTAAAGGGAAAATATACGCTACCTTCCATAAAGGCTTCTCAGAAATCTTTTAA
- a CDS encoding PhzF family phenazine biosynthesis protein produces the protein MTLDIYQVDAFSAKLFGGNPAAIIPLEAWLSDDIMQQIAQENNLSETAYFVKEGEHFHIRWFTPAVEVALCGHATLATAHVIYEHLGFKEDQIKFMSKSGELVVKKRDGLLEMNFPATSLSKTEIPAGFLDQFNIKPSETLKAGEDFFLIFDSEEQIKALVPNFSALKKIKSRGIICTAPGTKADFVSRFFAPAAGIDEDPVTGSAHTSLIPYWAKKLAKNSLYAEQISKRKGELHCQLIGDRVLIAGEAISYLQGKINI, from the coding sequence ATGACTTTGGACATCTACCAGGTTGATGCTTTTAGTGCTAAACTTTTTGGTGGAAATCCAGCAGCTATAATCCCACTTGAAGCTTGGCTTTCTGATGATATTATGCAACAGATAGCCCAAGAAAATAACCTTTCTGAAACAGCTTACTTTGTGAAAGAAGGTGAACACTTTCATATCAGATGGTTTACACCAGCAGTGGAAGTGGCACTATGCGGGCATGCTACTTTAGCAACTGCTCATGTTATTTATGAGCACCTTGGTTTTAAAGAAGACCAAATAAAATTCATGTCAAAAAGTGGAGAGCTAGTCGTGAAAAAGAGAGATGGGCTTTTAGAAATGAACTTCCCGGCCACATCACTTTCTAAAACAGAAATACCAGCGGGTTTCTTAGACCAATTTAATATTAAACCTAGTGAAACACTTAAGGCAGGAGAAGATTTCTTCCTTATTTTTGATTCAGAAGAGCAAATCAAAGCCTTAGTCCCTAACTTCTCTGCGTTAAAGAAAATTAAGTCAAGAGGTATTATTTGCACCGCACCTGGTACTAAAGCCGACTTTGTAAGTAGATTTTTTGCTCCGGCGGCAGGCATTGATGAAGACCCCGTAACAGGTTCCGCTCATACTTCCCTTATACCCTATTGGGCTAAAAAACTAGCTAAGAACAGTTTATATGCAGAGCAAATTTCAAAAAGAAAGGGAGAGCTGCATTGTCAATTAATTGGCGATAGAGTTTTAATTGCTGGAGAGGCTATCTCATACCTTCAGGGCAAAATAAACATCTAA